In one Desulfitibacter alkalitolerans DSM 16504 genomic region, the following are encoded:
- the amrS gene encoding AmmeMemoRadiSam system radical SAM enzyme: MHLASWAEKQDNERVLCLLCPHACSIPQGEKGKCRVRVNRKGNLYSENYGKVTAVNVDPIEKKPLYHFYPGKNILSIGTFGCNLHCDFCQNWQIAHAVEQGKEITPEEVAEISKMYYVNQNSLGVAYTYSEPGMWYEFIKDTAPLIKEGNMKNVLVTNGFLNRRPFKELLVNIDALNIDVKGFADEFYKKIVKGKLKPVLENCYLAREMACHLEITTLIIPGLNDDEHEIRDLAKWLASIDPLIPLHLSRYYPNYKLQLEPTPLKTLERAWETAKEYLNYVYIGNAPELDKCHTYCSECNALLIERTFYNTRLRYGEGACPKCSKQVKGVID, from the coding sequence ATGCATTTAGCAAGCTGGGCAGAAAAACAAGATAATGAAAGGGTTTTATGTCTTTTATGCCCCCATGCCTGCAGTATACCCCAGGGTGAAAAAGGAAAGTGCAGGGTGAGGGTTAATAGAAAGGGCAATTTATATAGTGAGAACTATGGAAAAGTAACAGCAGTAAATGTAGATCCCATAGAAAAGAAGCCCCTTTATCACTTTTATCCAGGGAAAAACATCCTGTCCATAGGGACCTTTGGATGTAATCTTCACTGTGACTTCTGTCAGAACTGGCAAATAGCCCATGCTGTCGAACAGGGTAAAGAAATAACTCCTGAAGAAGTTGCTGAGATATCTAAGATGTATTATGTAAACCAAAATTCCCTTGGGGTAGCCTATACATACTCAGAACCAGGTATGTGGTATGAATTTATAAAAGACACAGCTCCCCTTATTAAAGAGGGTAATATGAAAAATGTTTTGGTGACAAATGGCTTTTTAAATAGACGGCCTTTTAAAGAGCTTCTTGTAAATATAGATGCTCTTAATATTGATGTGAAGGGATTTGCAGATGAGTTTTATAAGAAAATTGTCAAGGGCAAGCTAAAGCCCGTCCTGGAGAACTGCTATTTAGCCAGGGAAATGGCCTGTCATTTGGAAATAACCACATTGATTATTCCCGGGCTAAATGATGATGAACATGAAATCAGAGACCTTGCAAAGTGGTTGGCCTCCATTGATCCGCTAATACCATTACACCTTTCCCGGTACTATCCAAATTACAAGCTGCAGCTAGAGCCTACCCCATTAAAAACTTTGGAAAGGGCCTGGGAAACAGCTAAAGAATACCTGAATTATGTTTATATCGGCAATGCACCGGAGCTGGATAAATGCCATACTTACTGTTCTGAATGCAATGCTCTATTGATAGAAAGAACCTTTTATAATACCAGGTTAAGATATGGGGAAGGGGCATGTCCTAAGTGTTCAAAGCAGGTGAAGGGAGTTATTGACTAA
- the amrA gene encoding AmmeMemoRadiSam system protein A, which produces MGNIVFAGIAPHPPIIVDQVGEGQNHDAQKTIAAMRQWAKKLKEANPDLIIIITPHGNLFQDAIAIHGSPILKGNFSNFGVKGTLYEFKNHEEMQKQIVLKAKEKGYSMVEVNDTSTYRYGLKKDLDHGVLVPLDFLSKEAVHVPLVVISMSLLDNLELYKFGMLIEEVIADSQYNVALIASGDLSHRLTRTAPAGYDPAGRDFDLIILEKAKTGQLIEVMNIDEDLVERAGECGLRPIIMLAGALDRYKITSDIISYEGPYGVGYLVAAFNIEKINQSTLAKWKGKRDDSVKEQKSNESIPVRLARESLTYFLETGKYLPLPEPVPEMLKEKKACFVSLKKHGHLRGCIGTIEPVREMLAEEIIENSVSAGIRDPRFLPVTLDELDDIVFSVDVLSKPEKISSKDELDPLNYGIIVKSGGRSGVLLPNLEGVDTVEKQLDITLSKAGISPKENYTIFRFKVERYY; this is translated from the coding sequence GTGGGAAATATTGTTTTTGCAGGTATTGCCCCCCACCCGCCTATTATAGTGGATCAGGTTGGAGAAGGACAAAATCATGATGCCCAAAAAACCATTGCAGCCATGAGGCAGTGGGCAAAAAAGCTAAAGGAAGCAAACCCAGATCTGATAATAATCATTACTCCCCATGGCAATCTCTTTCAGGATGCCATTGCAATTCATGGCAGCCCAATTTTAAAAGGAAATTTTTCAAACTTTGGGGTAAAAGGCACCCTTTATGAATTCAAGAATCATGAGGAAATGCAAAAGCAAATAGTTTTAAAAGCCAAGGAAAAGGGTTACTCCATGGTGGAGGTCAATGACACTAGTACTTATAGATATGGCTTAAAAAAGGATTTAGATCATGGAGTACTGGTGCCCTTGGATTTTTTATCAAAAGAAGCTGTTCACGTGCCTCTGGTAGTAATATCAATGTCCCTGTTAGATAATTTGGAGCTTTACAAATTTGGAATGCTAATTGAAGAAGTTATTGCTGACAGTCAATATAATGTTGCTTTAATAGCAAGTGGGGATTTATCTCACCGTCTAACCAGAACTGCCCCGGCAGGATATGATCCTGCTGGCAGGGATTTTGACTTGATTATTTTAGAAAAAGCTAAAACAGGTCAATTAATTGAAGTTATGAATATAGATGAAGATCTGGTTGAAAGGGCTGGCGAGTGTGGTCTCAGGCCCATAATAATGCTGGCAGGAGCTTTAGATAGGTACAAAATTACCAGCGACATTATTAGCTATGAAGGCCCCTACGGTGTAGGCTATCTGGTTGCAGCCTTTAATATAGAAAAAATCAATCAATCCACCCTTGCAAAATGGAAAGGTAAAAGGGATGATAGCGTGAAAGAACAAAAAAGTAATGAATCTATTCCAGTGAGACTTGCAAGAGAAAGCCTAACCTATTTCTTAGAAACAGGTAAATACCTGCCCCTGCCAGAACCAGTGCCCGAGATGCTCAAGGAAAAAAAGGCTTGTTTTGTTTCATTAAAGAAGCATGGTCACTTGCGTGGCTGTATTGGCACCATTGAACCTGTGAGAGAAATGCTGGCCGAAGAAATTATAGAGAATAGTGTTAGTGCTGGTATAAGAGACCCCAGGTTTTTGCCGGTAACACTAGATGAACTAGATGATATAGTCTTTTCCGTAGATGTTTTATCCAAGCCAGAGAAAATTTCATCAAAGGATGAACTGGACCCCTTGAACTATGGAATAATAGTCAAAAGTGGTGGAAGATCAGGAGTTCTGCTACCAAACTTGGAAGGGGTGGATACAGTGGAAAAGCAGCTGGATATAACACTTAGTAAAGCAGGAATAAGCCCCAAAGAAAATTATACTATCTTTAGGTTTAAGGTAGAGCGATATTATTAA
- the thiI gene encoding tRNA uracil 4-sulfurtransferase ThiI → MDKVLLIKYGEIALKGKNRFRFEDKLIHNLKEILKNTKVGAVKKIYGRLLIEVEDIDQSIIDKVRKVFGITSVSPAISVGLDLQEIKDAALTLLNQAPGLTFKVSTKRPNKNFPLTSPEICREVGAHLLINTEDWTVDVHNPDVEMFVEVRPEGSFVYTQGYPGNGGLPVGVTGKAILLISGGIDSPVAGWLSMKRGVEIIGLHFHSYPFTSQRAKEKVLDLVRELTNYKGAIKVYINHFTEIQKAIKQNCPRDLYVTIMRRMMFRIAARIAEKEKALALITGENLGQVASQTLESMNVINEVVSLPVLRPLVTMDKIEIIELSKRINTFDISIQPYEDCCTLFLPDNPATKPRLHKVIAAEENLAVEELIEESMEKTEILWISNKNVNNCWKI, encoded by the coding sequence ATGGATAAGGTTTTACTTATAAAATATGGAGAAATTGCCCTTAAGGGCAAAAATAGATTCAGATTTGAAGATAAGCTAATTCATAATCTTAAAGAGATCTTAAAAAATACCAAAGTTGGCGCAGTAAAAAAAATCTATGGAAGACTTTTAATAGAAGTGGAAGATATTGACCAGTCAATAATTGATAAGGTTAGAAAGGTATTTGGCATAACCTCGGTAAGTCCGGCAATATCTGTCGGCCTTGATCTCCAGGAAATTAAGGATGCAGCCCTAACCCTATTAAATCAAGCTCCCGGACTTACTTTTAAGGTCAGTACTAAACGTCCAAATAAGAACTTTCCTCTCACCAGCCCAGAGATTTGTAGAGAGGTAGGAGCACACCTTCTGATAAACACTGAAGATTGGACTGTTGATGTTCATAACCCAGACGTTGAGATGTTTGTTGAAGTCAGACCAGAGGGTTCATTTGTATATACTCAAGGGTACCCTGGTAATGGAGGGCTTCCTGTTGGTGTAACTGGCAAGGCCATCCTTCTTATTTCAGGGGGCATAGATAGTCCAGTTGCTGGTTGGCTCAGTATGAAGCGAGGAGTGGAGATAATAGGTCTGCATTTTCACAGCTATCCCTTTACTAGCCAACGTGCCAAGGAAAAGGTGCTGGACCTTGTTAGAGAATTGACAAACTACAAGGGGGCTATAAAGGTTTACATAAATCACTTTACAGAAATTCAAAAGGCAATAAAACAGAATTGTCCAAGAGATTTATATGTAACTATAATGCGCAGAATGATGTTTAGAATAGCTGCTAGAATTGCAGAAAAGGAAAAAGCTCTAGCATTAATTACTGGGGAAAACCTGGGTCAGGTGGCAAGCCAAACCTTAGAAAGCATGAACGTTATTAATGAAGTTGTGTCCCTGCCTGTCCTGAGACCCCTTGTGACCATGGATAAGATAGAAATAATTGAGCTTTCCAAAAGGATAAACACTTTTGACATCTCCATCCAGCCCTATGAGGATTGCTGCACACTATTTCTACCGGATAATCCTGCAACCAAGCCCAGGCTCCACAAGGTTATAGCTGCAGAGGAGAACCTGGCAGTTGAGGAGCTTATAGAGGAATCCATGGAAAAGACGGAAATACTTTGGATCAGCAATAAAAATGTTAACAATTGCTGGAAAATTTAA